In Sphingobacteriaceae bacterium, the following proteins share a genomic window:
- a CDS encoding deoxynucleoside kinase gives MHIAIAGNIGSGKTTLTSLLAKHYKWHAHYEDADDNPYLNDFYEDMQRWSFNLQVYFLNNRFNQILDIRKGKHTVVQDRTIYEDAYIFAPNLHAMGLMTSRDYDNYFSLFKLMESLVKAPDLIIYLRASVPTLVKQIQKRGREYENSIRLDYLKRLNERYEAWNASYESGKIMIVDVDDVNFSESKEDLGKVIRMIDAELNGLFK, from the coding sequence ATGCACATTGCAATTGCTGGAAACATTGGGTCGGGGAAAACCACTTTAACATCATTATTAGCGAAACATTATAAATGGCATGCTCACTACGAAGACGCTGATGATAATCCCTATCTGAATGATTTTTATGAAGATATGCAACGGTGGTCCTTTAATTTGCAGGTGTACTTTTTAAATAATCGCTTCAATCAAATTCTGGACATCCGTAAAGGAAAACATACAGTGGTGCAAGATCGTACGATATATGAAGATGCTTATATTTTCGCACCAAATCTTCACGCCATGGGTCTTATGACTTCACGCGACTATGATAATTATTTTTCTCTTTTCAAATTAATGGAGAGCCTGGTAAAGGCTCCTGATCTTATTATCTATTTGAGAGCGAGCGTTCCTACATTGGTGAAACAAATTCAAAAACGTGGCCGTGAATATGAAAATAGTATTCGTTTAGATTATTTAAAACGACTAAACGAACGTTATGAGGCCTGGAATGCATCGTACGAGTCAGGTAAAATTATGATCGTAGATGTAGACGATGTCAATTTTAGCGAAAGCAAAGAGGATCTGGGAAAAGTGATCAGAATGATTGACGCAGAACTTAACGGATTATTTAAATAA
- a CDS encoding NAD-dependent epimerase → MNLVTGATGIVGSHVVLALLQNNQQVIACKQKNSNTQRVENLFAYYTPDYKVLFDKIKWVDVDICDVFSIEEALTNITNVYHCAGFVSFNPKDRKKLFSVNESGTRNVVDACLHKGIKALCHVSSIGTIHNLDYTQILTEEVFWKKSGKESDYATSKYNAEREVWRGIEEGLNAVIVNPGVILAPGFWDQSSSRLFDSSYNGNKFYTNGLGSYIAATDVAKVMIRLVTEGLFGQRFILVENNYTFHNILSHIQTSFKKPAPAINASQSLLATARVLEGFLSLFTGKERKITKALSNSAFNKQLFSNQKVKTALNIEFRPTHEVIGEICTYYLSEKAKLKSSL, encoded by the coding sequence TTGAATTTAGTAACGGGCGCCACCGGCATTGTAGGAAGTCATGTTGTTTTAGCTTTGTTGCAAAACAATCAGCAGGTTATTGCCTGTAAACAAAAAAACAGCAATACACAAAGAGTAGAAAATCTTTTCGCCTATTATACTCCTGATTATAAAGTTTTATTTGATAAAATTAAATGGGTGGATGTTGACATCTGCGATGTTTTTTCAATCGAAGAGGCTCTTACCAATATTACTAACGTATACCACTGTGCCGGGTTTGTTTCTTTTAATCCAAAAGATAGAAAAAAGCTATTCTCAGTAAATGAATCAGGAACAAGAAATGTTGTGGACGCTTGTCTGCACAAGGGAATTAAAGCTTTGTGTCACGTTAGCTCTATAGGAACGATACATAATCTAGACTACACACAAATTTTAACAGAGGAAGTTTTCTGGAAAAAATCAGGGAAAGAAAGTGATTATGCCACGAGTAAGTATAATGCCGAACGTGAAGTATGGCGAGGCATCGAGGAAGGACTTAATGCGGTTATTGTGAATCCCGGCGTTATTTTAGCACCAGGATTCTGGGACCAAAGTAGCTCACGCCTCTTTGATTCCTCCTATAACGGCAATAAATTTTATACTAACGGTTTGGGCTCTTACATTGCTGCTACAGATGTGGCAAAAGTGATGATCCGCCTGGTTACAGAAGGTTTATTCGGACAAAGGTTCATCTTAGTGGAAAACAATTACACCTTTCACAACATTTTAAGCCACATTCAAACCAGCTTCAAAAAGCCTGCTCCCGCTATTAATGCTTCGCAGTCTTTATTAGCAACAGCAAGGGTTCTGGAGGGATTTTTATCACTTTTCACAGGAAAAGAGCGAAAAATCACTAAAGCTTTGAGCAATTCAGCATTTAATAAGCAACTTTTTTCAAATCAAAAGGTCAAAACTGCACTAAATATTGAATTCAGGCCAACTCACGAAGTAATAGGAGAAATATGCACTTATTACCTTTCGGAGAAAGCAAAACTTAAATCAAGTCTTTGA
- a CDS encoding glycerol-3-phosphate dehydrogenase, with amino-acid sequence MSPRIAMIGSGSWATALAKLFLNNTAHINWYIRKQDDISYFNAYKTNPRYLSSVEFETENISFYTDLSECVKNSDYLVLAIPSAFLHDAFSALSEEDLKGKIIFSAIKGIVPQHNLIVGEYLNKIYNVPLENIGVITGPCHAEEVALEKLSYLTIASINTGNAQVLSNLLNCRYLKSTVSDDIYGTEFSAVLKNVIAVAGGICHGLGYGDNFLAVLVSNAIQEIKRFVDAVHPIDRDIKASAYLGDLLVTAYSQFSRNRMFGTMLGKGYSVKQAQLEMNMVAEGYYAVKCVYEINKKYKVHMPITNAVYNIIYQNKDVRKEIIELSNLLS; translated from the coding sequence ATGTCTCCCCGTATAGCCATGATAGGTAGCGGAAGCTGGGCAACGGCTCTCGCTAAGTTATTTCTGAACAATACCGCACACATAAACTGGTATATCCGTAAACAGGACGATATCAGTTATTTTAACGCATATAAAACAAATCCACGGTACCTGAGCTCTGTTGAATTTGAAACAGAAAATATTTCTTTTTATACCGATCTTTCTGAATGTGTGAAAAATTCAGATTACCTGGTATTGGCAATCCCGTCTGCTTTTTTACACGATGCTTTTTCTGCCTTGAGCGAGGAAGACCTGAAAGGTAAAATCATTTTTTCTGCTATTAAAGGCATTGTTCCGCAACACAATCTTATTGTAGGCGAATATCTGAACAAGATTTACAATGTTCCTTTAGAAAACATTGGTGTTATAACAGGGCCTTGTCACGCTGAAGAGGTAGCTTTAGAAAAACTGAGTTATCTTACCATTGCCTCCATTAATACTGGCAACGCACAGGTTTTAAGCAATTTATTAAATTGCCGTTATCTTAAATCCACAGTAAGTGACGATATTTATGGCACTGAATTTTCTGCTGTACTTAAAAATGTGATAGCTGTTGCAGGTGGTATTTGTCATGGATTAGGCTATGGCGATAATTTTCTTGCAGTGTTGGTAAGCAATGCTATACAGGAAATAAAACGTTTTGTAGATGCTGTCCATCCCATTGATCGTGATATAAAGGCCTCAGCTTATTTGGGAGATCTTCTGGTAACAGCCTATTCGCAGTTCAGTCGTAACCGCATGTTTGGCACTATGCTGGGCAAAGGCTACAGCGTAAAGCAAGCGCAACTGGAGATGAATATGGTGGCAGAAGGCTATTATGCGGTGAAATGTGTTTACGAAATAAATAAAAAGTATAAAGTACATATGCCAATTACCAACGCAGTTTACAACATTATTTATCAAAATAAAGATGTCCGTAAAGAGATAATCGAATTGTCAAATTTATTATCCTGA
- a CDS encoding 3'-5' exonuclease, translating to MAKTDIEKILFLDIETVPLVYKYSELNEASRELWDKKWQYNKEVSPDQQYVKAGIYAEFAKVVCIGLGFYNDKKFRVKTIASENELEILLQFADLLKQHFNTSGHLLCAHNGKEFDFPFLCRRFLINNLPLPKTLQLQGLKPWNVNHIDTMDLWKFGDVKNFSSLNLLAHVFGIPSPKDDMDGSQVGKTFYEDKDLPKIESYCKKDVITLARVYNRFMGSGNLNDEDIIFV from the coding sequence ATGGCAAAAACGGACATAGAAAAAATTCTTTTTCTCGACATAGAAACTGTGCCCCTGGTATACAAATACAGTGAGCTTAATGAAGCAAGTCGCGAGCTCTGGGATAAGAAATGGCAATACAATAAAGAAGTTTCGCCAGATCAACAGTATGTAAAGGCAGGCATTTACGCAGAGTTTGCTAAAGTTGTTTGTATAGGACTTGGATTTTATAATGATAAGAAATTCCGTGTTAAAACGATTGCTTCTGAAAATGAACTCGAAATATTACTTCAGTTTGCAGATCTTTTAAAGCAACATTTTAATACTTCCGGTCATTTGCTTTGTGCACACAATGGTAAAGAATTCGATTTTCCATTTTTATGCCGTCGTTTTTTGATCAATAATTTACCGCTTCCAAAAACACTGCAACTACAAGGTTTAAAGCCCTGGAATGTAAACCATATCGATACAATGGATCTCTGGAAATTTGGAGACGTAAAGAATTTTAGCTCTCTTAACCTCCTTGCACATGTCTTTGGTATTCCTTCTCCAAAGGACGATATGGATGGAAGTCAGGTTGGCAAAACCTTTTATGAGGACAAAGATCTGCCAAAAATTGAAAGCTATTGCAAGAAGGATGTTATTACTCTGGCAAGGGTTTACAACCGCTTTATGGGCTCAGGAAATTTAAACGATGAAGACATTATTTTTGTGTAA
- a CDS encoding DNA-binding response regulator yields the protein MNNSAFKILLVDDEPDIVEFLGYNLKKEGYEILTANNGKDAIEIAKREIPHLIVLDVMMPDMDGIETCREIREQKGLQDVIIAFLTARSEDYTQIAGFEVGADDYITKPIKPRVFISRVKALLRRLQTAANSESNVEFGEVRIDKEKHSVFKNEVEIALPKKEFKLFALLSSKPGKVFTREFILDQVWGDEVVVGDRTIDVHIRKLREKIGDDYFKTVKGVGYKFEF from the coding sequence ATGAATAATTCAGCATTTAAGATATTGTTAGTGGATGACGAGCCGGATATTGTTGAGTTTCTGGGCTACAACTTAAAAAAAGAAGGCTACGAAATTTTAACAGCCAACAATGGTAAAGACGCTATTGAAATTGCAAAAAGAGAAATTCCACATCTGATTGTGCTCGACGTTATGATGCCAGACATGGATGGGATTGAAACCTGTCGCGAGATTCGCGAACAAAAAGGATTGCAGGATGTGATTATTGCTTTTTTAACGGCCCGCAGCGAAGATTATACACAAATTGCAGGATTTGAAGTAGGAGCCGATGATTATATAACCAAACCTATTAAACCCCGTGTTTTTATCAGCCGTGTAAAAGCACTTCTTAGAAGACTGCAAACCGCAGCTAACTCTGAATCAAACGTAGAATTTGGAGAAGTTCGTATTGATAAAGAAAAACATTCGGTATTTAAAAATGAAGTGGAAATTGCGCTCCCTAAAAAAGAGTTTAAACTATTTGCTTTATTAAGCAGTAAGCCTGGAAAGGTGTTTACACGCGAATTCATTCTCGACCAGGTTTGGGGCGACGAAGTTGTAGTAGGTGATCGCACGATCGACGTGCATATCCGTAAACTCCGCGAAAAAATTGGTGACGATTATTTTAAAACCGTAAAAGGAGTTGGATATAAATTCGAATTCTAA
- a CDS encoding alcohol dehydrogenase, whose product MKAAVIHKLGSIPKYEDIADPVPQNETQILMNITAASVKNIDKMRVAGTHYANYSDFPTAVGIDGVGTLENGIRVYASGLTGMIAEKALIQQNSYTVLPDNLDDATAAALPNALIGSAMAFVGRAKIKVGDVVLINGATGVTGKLAVQVAKFYGASKIIVTGRNADALQQSLGLGADTIISLKQEEDQVLKNLKEIHAATPIDLVIDYLWGRPVELLLEVFKSTGTSKFTRPVRIVTVGEMAGASIKLDSGILRSSAIELLGSGIGSLSQEDMRRYTTEVLPQMFHLAAEGKIKIDTLSVPLKEVESAWNMEISGTKRLVITI is encoded by the coding sequence ATGAAAGCAGCAGTAATCCATAAACTGGGAAGTATTCCAAAATACGAAGACATTGCAGATCCGGTTCCGCAAAACGAAACACAAATTTTAATGAACATAACCGCAGCGTCGGTTAAGAATATAGATAAAATGCGTGTGGCTGGAACGCATTATGCCAACTATTCCGATTTTCCAACAGCTGTGGGTATAGACGGTGTGGGCACTTTAGAGAATGGGATCAGAGTTTATGCATCAGGATTAACCGGAATGATAGCCGAAAAAGCCCTGATTCAACAGAACAGTTATACAGTGCTGCCAGATAACCTGGACGATGCTACTGCGGCCGCGCTGCCGAATGCACTTATTGGTTCGGCGATGGCCTTTGTGGGTCGCGCAAAAATTAAGGTGGGTGACGTAGTGCTTATCAACGGTGCAACAGGTGTTACGGGTAAACTGGCGGTTCAGGTCGCGAAGTTTTACGGGGCTTCTAAAATTATTGTTACCGGAAGAAATGCGGATGCACTTCAACAGTCTTTAGGTTTAGGCGCAGATACTATTATTTCACTGAAGCAGGAAGAAGACCAGGTTTTAAAAAATTTAAAGGAAATTCATGCAGCAACTCCCATCGACCTGGTAATTGACTATTTATGGGGCCGACCGGTAGAGCTACTGTTGGAAGTTTTTAAAAGTACAGGAACCAGCAAATTTACCCGTCCGGTACGTATTGTAACCGTGGGAGAAATGGCAGGTGCCAGTATTAAATTAGATTCAGGCATTTTAAGGAGTTCTGCTATTGAACTGTTAGGTTCAGGCATTGGAAGTCTTTCGCAAGAGGATATGCGACGTTATACCACAGAAGTTTTGCCCCAAATGTTTCATCTTGCAGCGGAAGGTAAAATAAAAATAGATACACTGTCAGTGCCCTTAAAAGAAGTGGAATCTGCCTGGAATATGGAAATTTCAGGCACAAAACGCCTCGTTATAACAATTTAG
- a CDS encoding RND transporter, producing MRTKKIVIGLGITAVALFYTSCIGSSVTQKKENKTLPAGYYNSQDSSNTAKITWKRYFTDANLNTLIDTALKNNQELNIMLQEIQVAKNEVRARKGEYLPFIGARANAGVDKVGRNTSQGASDAITYIAPGKPTPEVLPNYMFGVYASWEVDIWQKLRNAKRSAFNRFLGSIEGKNFMVTKLISEIANSYYELLALDNQLEIVKQNIDIQTNALKIVRLEKDATRVTELAVRRFEAEVYHTRSLQFDIQQKITETENKINFLVGRFPQPVQRTSQTFVDLPNDTVYVGVPAQLLQNRTDIKRAERNLAAAKLDVKVAKARFYPSLNISGGIGYQAFNAAYLIKSPQSLIYTLAGDLIAPLINRNAIKATYYSANAKQIQAVYDYERTILNAYIEVANEVSNISNLKKSYDLKTQQVEALNQSITISTNLFKSARADYMEVLLTQRDALESKFELIETKKQQMTARVNIYRALGGGWN from the coding sequence ATGCGCACTAAAAAAATAGTTATTGGACTTGGGATAACTGCTGTTGCCCTTTTCTATACGAGTTGTATCGGCTCTTCTGTGACTCAGAAAAAAGAAAATAAAACGCTTCCTGCAGGTTATTATAATTCGCAGGACAGTTCTAATACTGCTAAAATCACCTGGAAACGTTACTTCACTGACGCTAACCTGAATACGCTCATTGATACTGCTCTAAAGAATAACCAAGAGCTCAATATTATGTTGCAGGAAATTCAGGTGGCCAAAAATGAAGTAAGAGCCCGCAAAGGAGAATACCTTCCATTTATTGGTGCGCGTGCTAATGCTGGTGTAGACAAGGTTGGAAGAAATACTTCGCAGGGTGCAAGTGACGCTATAACTTATATCGCGCCCGGAAAACCAACTCCGGAGGTGCTGCCAAATTATATGTTTGGCGTTTACGCTTCGTGGGAAGTAGATATCTGGCAAAAGTTACGTAACGCTAAAAGGTCAGCCTTTAACAGGTTTCTGGGAAGCATTGAAGGAAAAAACTTTATGGTAACGAAACTGATTTCTGAGATCGCAAACTCTTATTATGAACTGCTTGCTCTCGACAATCAACTGGAGATCGTCAAACAAAATATTGATATTCAAACCAACGCGTTAAAAATCGTAAGGTTGGAAAAAGACGCAACACGTGTTACAGAGCTGGCAGTGCGCAGGTTTGAAGCGGAGGTATATCATACAAGGAGTTTGCAGTTTGACATTCAGCAAAAAATTACGGAGACAGAAAATAAGATTAATTTTCTTGTGGGTAGATTTCCGCAGCCGGTTCAAAGAACTTCGCAGACTTTTGTAGACTTACCAAACGACACTGTTTACGTAGGGGTTCCGGCGCAATTATTGCAGAATCGTACCGATATTAAACGGGCAGAACGTAATCTCGCAGCCGCTAAGCTAGATGTAAAAGTGGCAAAGGCAAGGTTTTATCCTTCTTTGAATATCAGTGGTGGTATAGGTTATCAAGCATTTAACGCGGCTTATCTTATTAAGTCTCCACAATCGCTGATCTACACTTTAGCTGGAGATTTAATTGCCCCGTTAATTAACAGAAACGCGATCAAAGCCACTTATTACAGCGCTAACGCGAAGCAAATACAGGCTGTTTACGACTATGAGCGAACGATTCTAAATGCTTACATCGAAGTGGCTAATGAAGTTTCTAATATTAGTAATCTGAAAAAAAGCTACGATTTAAAAACGCAACAAGTGGAGGCTTTAAATCAATCTATCACCATCTCTACAAATTTATTTAAATCGGCAAGGGCAGATTACATGGAGGTTCTCTTAACACAACGTGATGCTCTGGAATCTAAATTTGAACTGATTGAAACTAAAAAACAACAGATGACCGCAAGGGTTAATATCTACAGAGCTCTTGGTGGTGGCTGGAACTAA
- a CDS encoding hydrophobe/amphiphile efflux-1 family RND transporter, which produces MFSKFIQRPVLAIVISLVILFMGVLAIKTLPTSQFPEVAPPVVMVSASYPGASAKSLAESVIIPLEQSINGAWGMRYMTSDATSAGEANIQVVFNPGTDINQALVQVSNRVQQVTNRLPILVQREGVIITPVIPSMLMYVNLYSKDKNANMKFLFNYAGINMVPELQRINGIGQVRILGSRQYAMRVWLNPDRMRAYQISPDEVMEALSDQSIIGKPGRIGRGDSKQAEALEYVLAYSDRFNDPKQYENVIIKANPNGEMLRLKDIATVSLGSEYYDIYSSMNGHPSAAMVIKQTYGSNASAVIEKVKEKMDELKKTFPPGMDYEISYDVSNFLDASIENVIDTLRDAFILVALVVFIFLGDWRSTLIPTLAVPISLIGAFIFIQIFGLTINMITLFALVLAIGIVVDDAIVVVEAVHAKMEEEHLSPYNAVRKVIGEISGAVIAITLLMVSVFVPVSFMSGPVGTFYRQFSITMASAIVLSGIVALTVTPVLCAMILKNNHGKVRKKHLLNRFIDWFNRGFEKLTARYVSLLRLIAHRKTVTIAMFVAFSVGIVLISNNLPSGFIPSEDQGMLYAIIQTPPGSTLERTNDLSNKLVGIIQEVEGVQSVSSIAGYEVLTEGRGSNAGTCLINLKPWSKRKHTVQEIIYELEEKSKAIPGATIEFFDPPAVPGFGAAGGFALQLLDKTNSGDYNQLDRVTKDFMRDLGKRKELSGLFTFFSANYPQYEIEIDNELAMQKGVTIGNAMNTLSIFVGSTYELGFIKYQRFFKVFVQAAPEFRRLPTDIMNLYVKNNRDEMVPFSAFMKIVKKQGANEINRYNMYNTAGIRGAPAKGYSSGEAIEAVREVAAKTLPHGFDIDWAALSYDETRRGNEAIYIFIIVLVFVYFVLAAQYESFIIPLAVVFSLPAGVFGSFLMIKGMGLANDIYAQVGLVMLVGLLGKNAVLIVEFAVQKQKQGFSVLEAAIEGAKVRFRPILMTSFAFIAGLIPLVFAHGAGALGNRTIGSSSLGGMLFGTLFGVIIVPGLYYIFGSLAKGRKLIKNEEEGSLTEQIVHQIDNFPQQDNEDHAH; this is translated from the coding sequence ATGTTTAGTAAATTCATTCAAAGGCCCGTACTTGCCATTGTTATCTCGCTCGTAATTTTATTTATGGGTGTGTTAGCGATCAAAACGCTGCCTACATCTCAATTCCCTGAGGTGGCGCCACCTGTAGTAATGGTGAGTGCATCCTATCCAGGGGCAAGTGCAAAATCACTTGCTGAGTCAGTTATCATTCCTCTCGAGCAGTCTATTAATGGCGCCTGGGGAATGCGTTATATGACCTCCGATGCTACCAGCGCGGGCGAAGCAAATATCCAGGTAGTATTTAATCCGGGCACGGATATTAACCAGGCTTTGGTTCAGGTTTCTAATCGTGTGCAGCAGGTTACAAACAGGTTGCCAATTCTGGTACAAAGAGAAGGGGTTATCATTACTCCGGTTATTCCAAGTATGTTGATGTATGTAAATCTTTATAGTAAAGATAAAAATGCCAACATGAAATTTCTTTTTAACTATGCCGGTATTAATATGGTACCTGAACTGCAGCGTATCAACGGCATTGGTCAGGTAAGAATTTTAGGAAGTCGTCAGTATGCGATGCGTGTATGGTTAAATCCAGACCGTATGCGGGCTTACCAGATTTCACCAGATGAGGTTATGGAGGCTTTAAGCGATCAAAGTATTATTGGTAAACCCGGACGTATTGGTCGTGGTGACAGTAAACAAGCTGAGGCTTTAGAATATGTATTGGCTTATTCTGACCGGTTTAACGATCCGAAACAATACGAGAATGTTATTATCAAAGCAAATCCCAATGGTGAAATGCTTCGTTTGAAAGATATTGCAACCGTTTCGTTGGGAAGTGAATATTACGATATTTATTCCAGTATGAACGGACATCCCTCTGCTGCCATGGTAATTAAACAAACCTATGGAAGTAATGCGAGTGCGGTTATCGAAAAAGTGAAAGAGAAAATGGATGAATTGAAAAAAACTTTTCCTCCTGGAATGGATTATGAAATCAGTTACGACGTTTCTAATTTCCTTGATGCTTCTATCGAAAATGTAATCGACACTTTAAGAGATGCCTTTATCTTAGTGGCCCTCGTTGTATTTATTTTTCTTGGCGATTGGCGTTCAACGCTTATTCCAACACTGGCAGTTCCTATCTCTTTGATTGGCGCGTTTATTTTTATCCAGATATTCGGATTAACGATTAACATGATTACTTTGTTTGCGTTGGTGTTGGCGATTGGTATAGTCGTCGATGATGCGATAGTCGTCGTGGAGGCCGTACACGCTAAAATGGAGGAAGAACATCTTTCGCCTTATAACGCTGTACGAAAAGTAATTGGTGAGATCAGCGGAGCCGTAATCGCCATTACTTTACTCATGGTGTCGGTGTTTGTTCCGGTTTCTTTTATGTCGGGACCCGTAGGAACGTTTTACAGGCAGTTCTCTATAACGATGGCGTCGGCCATTGTACTGTCGGGTATTGTGGCTCTAACCGTTACTCCTGTGCTTTGCGCAATGATCTTAAAAAATAATCATGGAAAAGTGAGGAAGAAACATTTATTAAACCGGTTTATAGATTGGTTTAACAGAGGCTTTGAAAAACTTACTGCCAGATACGTTTCACTGTTGAGATTAATAGCTCATCGCAAAACTGTTACCATTGCCATGTTCGTTGCGTTTTCTGTCGGCATCGTGCTTATAAGCAACAACCTTCCTTCCGGATTTATTCCAAGTGAAGATCAGGGGATGCTTTACGCCATCATTCAAACTCCTCCTGGTTCAACTTTGGAGAGAACAAATGATCTATCTAATAAACTGGTGGGGATTATCCAGGAAGTAGAAGGCGTGCAATCGGTTTCTTCTATTGCTGGTTATGAGGTGTTGACAGAGGGTCGTGGTTCGAATGCGGGAACTTGTTTAATTAACCTTAAGCCCTGGTCGAAACGTAAACATACGGTGCAGGAAATCATTTATGAGCTCGAGGAAAAATCAAAAGCCATTCCAGGCGCTACTATTGAATTCTTTGATCCTCCTGCAGTACCGGGATTTGGAGCGGCTGGTGGTTTTGCATTACAGTTACTGGATAAGACCAATTCGGGAGATTACAATCAGTTGGATAGAGTTACAAAAGACTTTATGCGCGACCTTGGTAAACGTAAAGAGCTAAGTGGTTTGTTCACTTTTTTCAGTGCAAACTATCCTCAGTACGAAATTGAAATTGATAATGAACTTGCCATGCAAAAAGGTGTTACCATTGGTAATGCTATGAATACGCTTTCTATTTTTGTGGGTAGTACCTACGAGTTAGGGTTTATTAAATACCAGCGTTTCTTTAAAGTGTTTGTGCAGGCAGCTCCTGAATTCAGAAGGCTTCCAACCGATATTATGAATTTGTATGTGAAAAATAACCGTGACGAAATGGTTCCGTTTTCTGCTTTCATGAAAATTGTAAAAAAACAAGGAGCCAATGAAATCAACCGTTACAACATGTACAACACGGCAGGTATTCGTGGCGCACCGGCAAAAGGATACAGCAGTGGAGAAGCAATTGAAGCTGTGCGTGAAGTGGCAGCAAAAACATTACCTCATGGGTTTGATATTGATTGGGCTGCACTTTCTTATGATGAAACACGTCGTGGTAATGAAGCTATCTATATTTTCATTATTGTGCTGGTGTTCGTGTATTTTGTTCTAGCCGCACAATACGAAAGTTTCATTATTCCTTTGGCAGTTGTATTCTCGCTACCGGCAGGGGTTTTCGGATCGTTTCTGATGATTAAAGGAATGGGTCTTGCGAATGATATTTACGCACAGGTAGGGCTGGTAATGCTCGTCGGGCTGCTGGGTAAGAACGCAGTGTTGATCGTGGAGTTTGCCGTTCAAAAACAGAAACAAGGCTTCAGCGTTTTGGAAGCTGCGATTGAAGGAGCAAAAGTGCGTTTCAGGCCTATCTTAATGACTTCGTTCGCTTTTATAGCGGGTTTAATTCCACTGGTGTTTGCTCATGGGGCCGGCGCCCTTGGTAACCGTACCATTGGTTCATCCTCTTTAGGTGGGATGCTTTTTGGAACGCTGTTCGGAGTAATCATCGTGCCAGGTTTATATTATATTTTCGGAAGTCTGGCTAAAGGACGCAAGCTCATTAAGAACGAAGAAGAGGGTTCACTGACAGAACAAATCGTTCATCAAATAGATAATTTTCCACAACAAGACAATGAAGATCATGCGCACTAA
- a CDS encoding efflux transporter periplasmic adaptor subunit, whose translation MRKSLMFISLFAVLCTTSCDSKKEEKEKETKFLVTSPLRKDTVITREYVCQIHAISHIELRALEKGYLQKIFVDEGQSVKEGQMMFQIMPMMYQAEQQKAQAEANFAEIEYQNTRRLTDSNVVSKNELALAKAKLDRAKAELSLAQVHLGFTEIRAPFNGIMDHFQVRLGSLVNEGDLLTTLSDNSEMWVYFNVPEAEYLNYKTHATEENLNVNLMMANNQLFDQSGVVKAIEADFNNETGNIAFRATFPNPKGLLRHGETGNIQMTIPLRNAVIIPQKATYEILEKKYVFVVGKDNVVRSREINIASEMPDLYIIKDGVNENERILLEGIRKVKDGDKIEYTYEDPKLVLPKLRVYVE comes from the coding sequence ATGAGGAAGTCGCTCATGTTTATTAGTTTGTTTGCGGTGCTTTGCACGACAAGCTGTGATTCTAAAAAAGAAGAAAAAGAGAAAGAAACAAAATTCCTGGTTACAAGTCCTTTGAGAAAAGATACAGTAATTACACGAGAATATGTTTGCCAGATCCATGCCATCAGCCACATTGAGCTGAGGGCACTGGAAAAAGGGTATTTGCAAAAAATCTTTGTAGATGAAGGTCAGTCGGTGAAAGAAGGGCAGATGATGTTCCAGATTATGCCTATGATGTATCAGGCAGAGCAACAAAAAGCTCAGGCAGAAGCTAATTTTGCGGAGATTGAATATCAAAACACAAGAAGACTTACAGATAGTAACGTGGTGTCTAAAAATGAACTGGCTCTGGCCAAAGCTAAATTAGATAGAGCAAAAGCAGAATTGTCTTTGGCGCAGGTGCATCTTGGATTTACGGAGATCAGGGCGCCGTTCAATGGAATTATGGATCATTTCCAGGTAAGGTTGGGAAGTCTTGTAAACGAAGGCGATCTGCTCACTACACTTTCTGACAATAGCGAAATGTGGGTTTATTTTAATGTACCTGAAGCAGAATACCTGAATTATAAAACACACGCCACAGAAGAAAATTTAAATGTAAATCTGATGATGGCCAACAATCAACTCTTTGATCAGTCGGGTGTGGTAAAAGCGATTGAAGCCGATTTTAATAATGAAACGGGCAACATCGCTTTCAGGGCAACATTTCCAAATCCGAAAGGACTTCTTCGTCACGGTGAAACAGGTAACATTCAAATGACTATTCCCCTTAGAAATGCCGTTATCATTCCTCAAAAAGCCACTTATGAAATCCTTGAAAAGAAATATGTTTTTGTGGTAGGTAAAGATAATGTGGTAAGATCAAGAGAAATTAATATCGCTTCTGAAATGCCCGATCTGTATATTATCAAAGACGGTGTTAACGAAAACGAAAGAATACTTCTTGAAGGAATAAGAAAAGTAAAAGACGGAGATAAAATTGAGTATACCTATGAAGATCCAAAACTGGTACTTCCTAAATTAAGAGTATACGTTGAGTAA